The following coding sequences are from one SAR86 cluster bacterium window:
- a CDS encoding CoA transferase, with amino-acid sequence MSAPLKDIKVLDLTHMLAGPYASMIMADLGAEVVKVEPPGKGEITRGLYKDDPDYSLDGVSPYHITLARNKKSLTLDLKQQKGKDIFYELVKKFDVVLDNFSSGVTERLGIDFDQLKIHNSKIITCSISGFGKGEADRPAYDQILQAYGGGMSITGENEDHPVRAGVPIADLSSGMFSIIGILSALQKRDREGVGDHIDISMLDCQVSLLTYMATMNKISGIEPKPIGNQHFLHVPYNSYKTSDGFIIITVVHEDFWPNLVEALDLEEFSGEQYKTVQGRLAARAEIDQAIAVRLLEKPSKFWLELLAKHRVPSGPINSMSDALEDPLIKKRNMVVDLKQPSGSIAKVPGNPIKLDSFEEDYKPAPELGNNTDEVLLNYLELDAKQLEQLKKEKII; translated from the coding sequence ATGTCAGCGCCTCTAAAGGACATTAAAGTTTTAGACTTGACCCACATGCTTGCAGGGCCTTATGCGAGTATGATCATGGCTGATTTGGGAGCTGAAGTTGTAAAAGTTGAGCCACCTGGGAAGGGAGAAATAACCAGAGGACTCTACAAAGACGATCCAGATTATTCATTGGATGGAGTCAGTCCATATCACATCACTCTGGCAAGAAATAAAAAGAGTCTTACATTGGATTTAAAACAGCAAAAAGGAAAAGATATTTTTTATGAATTAGTAAAAAAATTTGATGTCGTTTTGGATAATTTCAGTTCCGGGGTAACCGAACGACTGGGGATAGATTTTGATCAGCTAAAAATTCACAATTCAAAAATAATCACTTGTTCGATCAGCGGTTTTGGAAAAGGCGAAGCGGATCGACCCGCTTACGACCAAATCCTACAAGCTTATGGAGGGGGCATGTCCATCACAGGTGAAAATGAAGATCATCCGGTCAGAGCCGGTGTTCCAATTGCAGATCTGTCATCCGGTATGTTCAGTATCATTGGAATTTTAAGCGCTTTGCAAAAAAGAGATCGAGAAGGTGTTGGAGATCATATCGACATCTCCATGTTGGATTGCCAGGTAAGCTTACTTACTTACATGGCTACTATGAACAAAATCTCTGGAATTGAACCTAAGCCAATTGGCAATCAACATTTTTTACACGTCCCTTACAATTCTTATAAAACTTCAGATGGGTTTATTATTATCACCGTAGTGCATGAAGATTTTTGGCCTAATTTAGTTGAGGCCCTTGATTTAGAAGAATTTTCAGGAGAGCAATACAAAACAGTCCAAGGCAGACTTGCAGCAAGAGCTGAGATTGATCAAGCAATTGCAGTGAGGCTTTTAGAAAAACCAAGCAAGTTCTGGTTAGAACTTTTGGCAAAGCATAGAGTTCCATCTGGACCCATCAATTCGATGAGTGACGCTCTGGAAGATCCTTTGATTAAAAAAAGAAACATGGTCGTCGACTTAAAACAGCCTTCTGGATCAATCGCTAAGGTTCCTGGAAATCCAATTAAATTAGATAGTTTTGAGGAAGATTACAAACCGGCTCCCGAGTTAGGAAATAATACCGACGAAGTTTTATTAAATTATTTAGAGTTGGATGCAAAACAACTGGAACAGCTAAAAAAAGAAAAAATTATTTAA
- a CDS encoding HAD family hydrolase, which translates to MKIKAITFDLDDTLWPLFDVIMHAHKTSNDYLIAKHPQMQSVLFSSEERKMWKKLVQAEPNLANRLSELRKKVIYELLVENNVDSNEAKKLAEKSFEIFLDERHKVVYFDGVLSALEKLKDRYILGVITNGNADIKTLKIDHLFDFYVNAEMVNESKPGRKIFDEAVKLAGVLPEEICHIGDHPVNDVEGAVEAGMQAIWMNALEKDWEHKETLKVPEVKNWKELEERFLSL; encoded by the coding sequence ATGAAAATAAAAGCCATTACCTTTGATTTGGACGACACACTTTGGCCGTTGTTTGACGTCATTATGCATGCGCATAAAACTTCTAACGATTATTTGATTGCTAAGCATCCGCAAATGCAGAGCGTATTGTTTTCAAGCGAAGAGAGAAAAATGTGGAAAAAATTAGTTCAAGCAGAGCCTAATTTAGCTAATCGTCTATCCGAATTAAGAAAAAAAGTAATCTACGAACTATTGGTGGAAAACAACGTTGATTCAAATGAAGCAAAAAAACTTGCGGAAAAGTCTTTTGAAATCTTCTTGGATGAGAGGCACAAGGTCGTCTACTTCGATGGTGTCCTCAGTGCTCTTGAAAAATTAAAGGATCGTTACATTCTTGGTGTGATAACTAATGGCAATGCAGATATTAAAACTTTAAAAATTGATCACCTTTTTGATTTTTATGTCAATGCAGAAATGGTGAATGAGAGTAAACCGGGAAGAAAAATTTTTGATGAAGCGGTTAAATTAGCTGGGGTACTGCCAGAGGAAATCTGTCACATTGGAGATCATCCAGTAAATGACGTCGAAGGTGCTGTAGAAGCTGGCATGCAAGCCATCTGGATGAATGCTCTCGAAAAAGATTGGGAGCATAAAGAGACTTTAAAGGTCCCAGAAGTTAAAAATTGGAAGGAATTAGAAGAAAGATTTCTCAGTTTATAA
- a CDS encoding MaoC family dehydratase, protein MAGTKDLGDGRFRESHGRYFEDFEVGHVYEHRPGRTITQSDNTWFTLLTMNTHPLHFDEEYGKATEFGQTLVNSTFTVATMVGMSVSDVSQKAIANLGWTDIVLPKPLFVGDTLYAESEVVEKRLSESRENCGIVTVKTTGKNQNGEIVATFLRSALIPTRGNAVDDKINY, encoded by the coding sequence ATGGCTGGGACAAAAGATCTAGGTGACGGAAGATTCAGAGAATCTCACGGCCGATATTTTGAAGATTTTGAGGTTGGGCACGTTTATGAACATCGGCCTGGTAGAACCATCACACAGTCAGATAATACTTGGTTCACTTTACTTACCATGAATACCCATCCGCTTCATTTCGACGAGGAATATGGGAAGGCAACTGAATTTGGTCAGACTTTAGTCAATAGTACTTTTACGGTTGCTACGATGGTTGGCATGAGTGTTAGCGACGTTAGTCAAAAGGCCATTGCGAATTTGGGTTGGACTGACATCGTTTTACCCAAACCCTTATTTGTGGGCGATACGCTTTATGCTGAATCCGAAGTGGTAGAAAAGAGACTTTCAGAATCAAGGGAAAACTGTGGGATAGTAACCGTGAAAACTACCGGCAAGAATCAGAATGGCGAGATCGTTGCTACTTTTCTAAGATCCGCGTTAATTCCTACTCGAGGAAATGCGGTAGACGATAAAATTAATTACTAA
- a CDS encoding lipoprotein has translation MKSIGLILVILCLSTFSACGIKGPLTLPDENGTENASE, from the coding sequence ATGAAATCGATAGGTTTGATTTTAGTAATTCTTTGTCTTTCAACTTTTTCTGCTTGCGGAATCAAGGGCCCTTTGACCTTGCCCGACGAAAACGGAACCGAGAATGCGTCCGAATAA
- a CDS encoding DUF484 family protein has product MSIFKKKITDSDVLDFLEKNPNFFISHPEILEILEIKHASGEATSLIEKQVEIIKTKNLDVSSKLSQFLENAEHNQNLFIKIQNLVLQMISETSLNSLATAVEVFFHEELKTEICKIYFFTPDGSYGLDSEKIVTPEIATSIFSDLFKENDIALGGVTNEVSGIVFGAKANIKEAAIGKLKSSKIAGTLALGSSELGKFPKDSETLFLEFVISVFSNQIDKILPATDG; this is encoded by the coding sequence GTGAGCATCTTCAAGAAAAAAATTACCGATTCTGATGTACTTGATTTCTTAGAGAAGAACCCAAATTTTTTTATTTCTCATCCTGAGATCCTGGAAATTTTAGAAATAAAACATGCCAGTGGCGAAGCAACCTCATTGATAGAAAAGCAAGTAGAAATCATCAAAACTAAAAATCTTGACGTGAGCAGTAAGTTGAGTCAATTTTTAGAAAATGCTGAACACAACCAAAATCTCTTCATTAAAATTCAAAACCTTGTGTTGCAAATGATTTCCGAAACCTCTCTCAATAGTTTAGCTACTGCAGTAGAAGTCTTCTTTCACGAAGAATTGAAAACGGAAATCTGCAAGATTTATTTTTTTACACCTGACGGTTCTTACGGACTTGATTCAGAGAAAATAGTTACGCCGGAAATAGCGACTTCAATTTTTTCAGACCTTTTCAAAGAAAATGACATAGCGCTTGGCGGAGTAACGAACGAGGTGTCTGGAATAGTTTTTGGAGCCAAGGCAAATATCAAAGAAGCGGCTATCGGAAAATTAAAGTCCTCAAAAATTGCAGGAACTTTAGCTTTGGGAAGTAGTGAACTAGGTAAATTCCCAAAAGATAGTGAAACTCTATTTTTGGAATTTGTGATATCTGTATTCAGTAATCAAATCGATAAAATTCTCCCTGCCACCGATGGATAA
- the dapF gene encoding diaminopimelate epimerase, which yields MLEIQTMEALGNDFIVVDAVSQSVNPDEEPNIIKKCLEQFNFDQLLLIEPPTDKSADLKLKIYNVDGSLAENCINGVRAVALYAFDENLVSENHLLLQLEKSLAKITKTDDALFSVEMKDFSFAKASCDIADTSKLEFDFEGKTICFEPVAVGNPHAVIFQEVDSEKIPEIGAALQESDIYQKGVNVGFVSVVESNEIDLRVVERGVGETLACGSGACAAALCGVKNGLLNSPTKVNFNKGHLLVDVYLEENSFKLTGGATYKEKSIKISL from the coding sequence ATGCTGGAAATCCAGACAATGGAAGCTCTAGGCAATGACTTCATCGTTGTCGATGCCGTCTCACAAAGTGTTAATCCAGATGAAGAGCCTAATATTATTAAAAAGTGCTTGGAACAATTTAATTTTGATCAACTCTTATTGATTGAGCCACCGACAGATAAAAGCGCCGACTTAAAATTAAAAATTTATAACGTTGATGGAAGCTTGGCTGAGAATTGTATCAACGGAGTTCGTGCCGTCGCTCTTTACGCATTCGATGAAAATTTAGTTTCAGAAAATCATTTGCTTCTGCAATTAGAAAAAAGTCTTGCAAAAATTACTAAAACTGACGATGCACTTTTTTCTGTGGAAATGAAAGATTTCAGCTTTGCAAAAGCTAGTTGCGATATTGCTGACACATCTAAGTTAGAATTTGATTTTGAGGGAAAGACTATTTGTTTTGAACCAGTAGCCGTTGGTAATCCTCATGCGGTAATTTTTCAAGAAGTTGATTCTGAAAAAATTCCAGAAATTGGTGCTGCTCTCCAAGAATCAGACATCTATCAAAAAGGAGTAAACGTTGGTTTCGTCTCTGTGGTTGAGTCTAACGAAATTGATTTGAGAGTGGTTGAAAGAGGAGTTGGTGAAACTCTAGCTTGCGGCAGTGGCGCCTGTGCTGCGGCATTGTGCGGGGTAAAAAATGGTCTTCTTAATTCCCCAACCAAAGTGAATTTTAATAAAGGTCACTTGCTCGTGGATGTCTATCTGGAAGAAAATAGTTTCAAGCTCACGGGCGGAGCAACTTACAAAGAAAAAAGTATTAAAATAAGTTTGTGA
- the lysA gene encoding diaminopimelate decarboxylase: protein MRPNNFSKDSMGLKIEELALQEVCEKIPTPFYVYSKASLVETASAYLQNSNANDLICYSVKANGNINLLKVLANLGMGFDVVSVGELKRALKAGAEAKKIVFSGVGKSESDLKFAAEQGIYSINIESAHEVELIKNLKESPRISLRINPNMAANTHPYIETGKSDCKFGISETEALEIAETYSSSEINLVGISAHIGSQITDTQLFFELAEKLQILAEQIKKLGHSVDHIDVGGGLAIDYQLENQYDPAQLVKELKEKITGYDLLMEPGRSIVAQSGAVVTSVITEKTNGQRDFLVVDVGMNDLMRPALYSARHTIEEVQDSNAESKNYEVVGPVCETADSFGQNHNLNAKTGEQLIIYSTGAYGSSMGSNYNSRPKPAEILVSKDSFKVIRKAESFEDLIRLEEI from the coding sequence ATGCGTCCGAATAATTTCTCCAAAGACTCGATGGGTCTAAAAATTGAGGAGTTGGCTTTACAAGAAGTCTGCGAAAAAATACCGACACCCTTTTACGTATACTCCAAAGCCAGTCTAGTCGAGACTGCTAGCGCTTATTTGCAAAATTCTAACGCTAACGATTTGATTTGCTATTCGGTCAAAGCCAATGGGAATATAAATTTACTCAAAGTTCTAGCTAATTTAGGCATGGGTTTTGATGTCGTGTCTGTTGGCGAATTGAAACGAGCTTTAAAAGCAGGAGCCGAAGCAAAAAAAATTGTATTCTCTGGAGTTGGTAAATCTGAAAGCGACTTAAAATTTGCTGCTGAACAAGGCATTTATTCGATCAATATTGAATCGGCGCATGAAGTTGAACTGATTAAAAACTTAAAAGAATCGCCAAGGATTTCTTTGCGAATTAATCCTAACATGGCCGCCAATACTCATCCTTACATTGAAACAGGAAAATCTGATTGCAAATTTGGGATTTCAGAAACTGAAGCGTTAGAAATTGCCGAGACTTATTCTTCTTCAGAAATAAATTTGGTAGGAATTTCAGCTCACATCGGTTCGCAAATAACAGATACGCAATTATTTTTTGAATTGGCAGAAAAACTACAAATACTTGCTGAACAAATAAAAAAATTGGGTCATAGCGTCGACCACATTGACGTCGGTGGCGGACTTGCCATTGATTATCAATTAGAGAATCAATACGATCCTGCTCAGTTAGTAAAAGAACTTAAGGAAAAAATCACAGGCTACGATTTACTAATGGAACCTGGTCGCTCCATTGTTGCTCAATCTGGAGCAGTTGTCACTTCCGTAATCACCGAAAAGACTAACGGACAAAGAGATTTCCTCGTCGTTGATGTTGGAATGAATGATTTAATGCGCCCTGCTCTCTACAGCGCCAGACACACAATTGAAGAAGTTCAAGACAGTAATGCAGAGTCTAAAAATTATGAAGTGGTCGGTCCGGTTTGTGAAACCGCTGACAGTTTTGGTCAAAATCACAATTTGAATGCGAAAACTGGTGAGCAATTAATTATTTATTCTACTGGAGCCTATGGCTCAAGCATGGGGTCGAATTATAATTCTCGACCCAAACCTGCCGAGATCTTAGTTTCGAAAGATTCTTTTAAAGTCATCAGAAAAGCTGAATCCTTCGAGGACTTAATCAGACTCGAGGAAATTTAA
- a CDS encoding CoA ester lyase, whose product MSNFRSNLFIPGHTLDRLERGQKSNADAIIVDLEDGCPEAEKLVARETLIELLKENTFTKPLFVRVNDAMESIGREDIDSISPYQEQIEAIILPKTQSFDFLATLAPMIDFKNKLVPLIETSRAIETVTQIAAFKDVVGLFFGAADASASLGCKLAWEPLLYARQRVVLAASMFNLFTIDAPYFYIDKMAGLKEEAEKVKNLGFTGKAAIHPDQIDHINEAFSPSAEEKEEAKKVLEEYQKSGGGAIKVDGQMIDEPIAEAMRLKITLGEEEKD is encoded by the coding sequence ATGAGTAATTTTAGATCCAACCTGTTTATTCCAGGGCATACCTTAGACCGTCTAGAAAGAGGGCAAAAAAGCAATGCAGACGCGATCATTGTGGATTTGGAGGATGGTTGTCCAGAAGCAGAAAAACTTGTTGCTAGAGAAACTTTAATCGAGTTGCTCAAAGAAAATACTTTTACCAAGCCTTTATTCGTTCGCGTAAATGATGCGATGGAATCAATCGGGAGAGAGGATATAGATTCTATTTCTCCATATCAAGAACAAATCGAGGCAATTATTTTGCCTAAAACTCAAAGTTTCGATTTTCTAGCCACACTTGCTCCAATGATAGATTTCAAAAATAAATTAGTGCCTTTGATAGAGACTTCTAGAGCTATAGAAACCGTTACTCAAATTGCCGCCTTTAAAGACGTAGTGGGATTATTTTTTGGAGCTGCGGACGCCTCTGCTAGTTTGGGTTGCAAATTAGCATGGGAACCACTGTTGTATGCAAGACAAAGAGTTGTGCTTGCGGCATCGATGTTTAATCTTTTCACGATAGACGCACCATATTTCTACATTGATAAAATGGCCGGCTTGAAAGAAGAGGCAGAGAAAGTAAAAAATTTAGGTTTCACTGGTAAAGCCGCTATTCATCCAGATCAAATCGATCACATTAATGAAGCTTTTTCTCCTTCTGCAGAAGAAAAAGAAGAAGCAAAAAAAGTTTTAGAGGAATATCAAAAATCAGGTGGTGGCGCCATTAAAGTGGATGGCCAGATGATCGACGAGCCAATCGCTGAAGCAATGCGTTTGAAAATTACTCTTGGAGAAGAAGAGAAGGACTAA
- a CDS encoding pseudoazurin, translating into MLKFNALILTLILSTGLLSQGIDMRDEAIEARIKPLANVCMQDDDCGIASSGPGYKVSLIKTSTSAEPAASGSDNEHIVQMLNAGSDGVMVFEPAALKIKKGDTVVFKSVDPGHNTASAPNLIPAGASSWESTQGQDFSITFDTEGVYVYQCTPHLVMAMVGLIQVGEATNMAEIKANLGGFEALIALNQDRLGKYFSQLESL; encoded by the coding sequence ATGTTGAAATTTAATGCATTAATCTTAACTTTAATCCTTAGCACAGGACTTCTTTCTCAGGGAATAGACATGAGAGACGAAGCAATTGAAGCGAGAATTAAGCCGTTAGCCAACGTTTGCATGCAAGACGATGACTGTGGCATAGCTTCCTCAGGCCCTGGGTATAAAGTTTCATTGATTAAAACTAGCACATCTGCCGAACCCGCTGCTAGTGGAAGCGACAATGAACACATTGTTCAAATGCTTAATGCAGGTTCAGACGGTGTAATGGTTTTTGAACCAGCCGCATTAAAGATCAAAAAAGGCGATACCGTAGTTTTCAAATCAGTCGATCCAGGTCACAACACTGCGTCTGCGCCAAATTTAATTCCAGCAGGTGCCTCTTCATGGGAAAGTACCCAAGGGCAAGATTTCTCAATTACTTTTGATACCGAAGGAGTTTACGTCTACCAATGCACGCCTCATTTAGTGATGGCAATGGTAGGTTTAATTCAGGTCGGCGAAGCAACCAACATGGCTGAAATCAAGGCTAATTTGGGTGGCTTTGAAGCGTTGATTGCTTTAAATCAAGATAGATTGGGCAAGTATTTTTCTCAATTAGAAAGCTTATAA
- the xerC gene encoding tyrosine recombinase XerC: MDKELKLFVNFLGQVRNYSEHTVKNYSADLRKFKIFCQQKNFKSWSDLTQHDVRDFISQVRRNGTSPRSLARLLSSLRSFYKFLRNEGLTTNDPTAGINAPKLSSLLPKAMDADMVNRLLDFKPNSWGDFRDKAIAELLYSSGLRLSELCQLDMADISLENRICRVLGKGQKEREVPVGSLAINALKDWYTQRIEKLKTSEQAVFINKSGSRISARSVQNILKKMSEKMGVPYVNPHMLRHSFASHILESSGDLRAVQELLGHENLSTTQIYTKLDFQHLAKVYDQSHPHAKGD; encoded by the coding sequence ATGGATAAAGAATTAAAATTGTTTGTAAATTTCTTAGGACAAGTGAGGAATTATTCTGAGCACACAGTCAAAAATTATTCGGCTGATTTGAGAAAATTTAAAATCTTTTGTCAGCAAAAGAATTTTAAAAGTTGGTCTGATCTGACCCAACACGACGTTAGGGATTTCATCAGTCAAGTGAGGCGAAATGGTACAAGTCCAAGGAGTTTGGCTAGATTGTTATCCTCTCTGAGAAGTTTTTACAAATTTCTAAGAAACGAAGGGCTCACCACAAATGATCCCACCGCCGGAATAAACGCACCCAAGCTAAGCTCGCTTTTACCCAAAGCGATGGATGCAGACATGGTCAATAGATTACTAGATTTCAAACCTAACTCGTGGGGTGACTTTCGAGACAAAGCCATTGCTGAATTATTATACTCGTCAGGTTTGAGACTATCTGAACTGTGCCAATTGGATATGGCCGACATCTCTTTAGAAAATAGAATCTGCCGTGTTTTAGGTAAGGGTCAAAAAGAAAGAGAGGTTCCGGTTGGAAGTTTAGCCATTAATGCTTTGAAAGATTGGTACACGCAAAGAATAGAAAAGCTTAAAACTTCAGAGCAAGCGGTTTTTATCAATAAATCCGGAAGTAGAATCAGCGCAAGATCGGTGCAAAACATCTTAAAAAAGATGAGCGAAAAAATGGGAGTTCCATACGTGAATCCACACATGCTTAGACACTCATTTGCATCACATATTCTCGAGTCGAGCGGAGACCTCAGAGCAGTGCAAGAGCTACTCGGACACGAAAATCTTTCAACGACTCAAATATATACCAAATTAGACTTTCAACACCTAGCCAAAGTCTATGATCAAAGTCATCCACACGCCAAAGGAGATTAA
- a CDS encoding class I SAM-dependent methyltransferase: protein MEEQTTVNHDKLMALFGSVFNDVAGSVAIMMSYIGDQTGVYRAMDKLGPSSVASIAEEAKVDERYLKEWLASNAARGYVHFNAESEEFSLTPEQAAVFARESEPTCIQGLIQGVVGQFVKEDIAIDVFKTGRGRPWGEHHECCFCGTERFFRPAYASHLLEEWIPALEGVEDKLKMGAKVADIGCGLGTSSILMAEKYPNSTIHAFDFHGPSIEEAKKRAAEKGLANLEFFVSDAAEIPKNDYDLACIFDAWHDMGDPVGIASGIKDVLSSDGTFMVVEPMALDGMANNIANNPASGMMYGFGTLVCVPASRAQDVGLGLGPQAGPNKLMELLSEAGFGTVNLAAKTTNNLVLQARA from the coding sequence ATGGAAGAACAAACTACTGTAAATCATGACAAATTAATGGCACTTTTTGGCAGCGTTTTTAACGACGTTGCAGGATCGGTCGCAATTATGATGTCGTATATCGGCGATCAAACCGGTGTCTATCGTGCCATGGACAAACTAGGACCATCGTCTGTAGCTTCAATTGCTGAAGAGGCAAAAGTCGATGAACGCTATCTTAAAGAATGGTTGGCTTCAAATGCGGCGAGAGGATATGTACATTTTAATGCCGAATCAGAGGAATTCAGCTTAACTCCTGAGCAAGCAGCAGTCTTCGCACGAGAGAGCGAACCAACTTGTATCCAAGGATTGATTCAAGGGGTAGTGGGTCAATTTGTTAAAGAAGATATTGCCATCGACGTTTTCAAAACTGGTAGAGGCAGACCATGGGGCGAGCATCACGAGTGTTGTTTTTGTGGAACAGAGAGATTTTTCCGACCTGCTTATGCAAGTCATTTACTCGAAGAATGGATTCCTGCGTTAGAAGGAGTTGAAGATAAATTAAAAATGGGAGCAAAGGTTGCAGACATTGGCTGTGGACTTGGAACCTCCTCAATTCTAATGGCTGAAAAATATCCTAATTCAACCATTCATGCGTTTGACTTCCACGGTCCATCAATTGAAGAAGCCAAAAAAAGAGCAGCAGAAAAAGGTTTAGCTAATTTAGAATTCTTTGTTTCAGATGCTGCAGAAATTCCAAAAAATGATTATGACTTGGCATGTATCTTTGATGCTTGGCATGACATGGGTGATCCAGTTGGAATTGCTTCTGGAATAAAGGATGTTTTGTCCAGTGACGGAACCTTTATGGTAGTCGAGCCCATGGCCCTAGATGGAATGGCCAACAATATTGCCAACAATCCGGCTTCTGGAATGATGTATGGGTTTGGTACTTTAGTCTGTGTACCTGCTTCCAGAGCTCAAGACGTTGGCTTGGGTTTAGGTCCACAAGCAGGACCAAATAAATTGATGGAGCTTTTGTCGGAGGCTGGCTTTGGAACAGTAAACTTGGCTGCTAAAACTACCAATAATTTAGTTTTGCAAGCAAGAGCTTAA
- a CDS encoding NADH:flavin oxidoreductase → MDAFFKPISVNKLTIPNRFAMAPMTRSKSPNGIPGDNVRDYYQRRAAGEVGLIITEGVEVSHPSSSGYPDVPGFRDKADEGWKKIVEAVHQEGSKIFPQLWHVGAFRKIGMAPDPDVPGYTPSGLVNADKKAAHEMTAEDVEMLIECFVGDIVKIQELGFDGVELHGAHGYLIDNFFWEGTNQRADNFGGSIDKRTAFACEIVKRARAKVGSDFPMAIRFSQWKQQDFDAKLAYTEEDLKTFLMPLVEAGIDMFHASNRRYWEPEFEGSNLNLAGWTKKLTGLPTITVGSVGLKSDFIGLYAGEDAVESQSIDDLVKRMEADEFDMVAIGRALLSDPEWVKKVKAGDFEEIIPFEKKYAREVYF, encoded by the coding sequence ATGGACGCATTTTTTAAACCAATTTCCGTAAACAAACTCACAATTCCGAATCGTTTTGCCATGGCTCCAATGACACGAAGCAAATCTCCTAATGGCATACCAGGCGATAACGTAAGAGATTATTATCAACGTCGAGCCGCTGGTGAAGTTGGTCTAATCATTACTGAAGGAGTGGAAGTCAGTCACCCATCTTCTAGTGGCTATCCAGACGTTCCCGGTTTTAGAGACAAGGCAGACGAGGGTTGGAAAAAAATTGTCGAAGCCGTGCATCAAGAAGGATCTAAAATTTTTCCACAGTTGTGGCACGTCGGTGCCTTTCGTAAAATAGGCATGGCTCCAGATCCAGATGTGCCCGGTTACACCCCTTCGGGTTTGGTCAATGCTGACAAAAAAGCTGCACACGAGATGACTGCAGAAGATGTCGAAATGCTAATCGAATGTTTTGTCGGCGATATTGTAAAAATTCAAGAATTAGGATTTGATGGCGTTGAACTCCATGGAGCACATGGTTATTTAATTGATAATTTTTTCTGGGAAGGCACGAATCAAAGAGCCGACAACTTTGGTGGCTCCATCGACAAGCGAACAGCTTTTGCTTGTGAAATAGTTAAAAGAGCAAGAGCGAAAGTTGGCTCCGATTTCCCAATGGCAATTAGATTTTCTCAATGGAAACAACAAGACTTTGATGCAAAATTGGCTTATACCGAAGAAGATCTTAAGACTTTTTTAATGCCTTTGGTGGAAGCAGGTATTGATATGTTCCACGCTAGTAATAGAAGGTACTGGGAACCTGAATTCGAAGGCTCAAATCTTAATTTAGCTGGTTGGACGAAAAAATTAACTGGTCTGCCTACGATTACTGTTGGCAGTGTCGGTTTAAAATCTGATTTTATCGGACTTTATGCTGGAGAAGATGCTGTGGAGTCACAGTCAATTGACGATTTAGTGAAGCGAATGGAAGCCGATGAATTCGACATGGTAGCAATCGGGAGAGCTTTGTTATCTGATCCAGAGTGGGTGAAAAAAGTTAAAGCTGGAGATTTTGAAGAGATTATTCCTTTCGAAAAAAAATACGCTCGAGAAGTTTATTTTTAA